A DNA window from Zingiber officinale cultivar Zhangliang chromosome 3A, Zo_v1.1, whole genome shotgun sequence contains the following coding sequences:
- the LOC122050832 gene encoding uncharacterized protein LOC122050832 produces the protein MVYSGEAIVPVEVGVESDWIQHHNEDNVVRRLLEMDLADEARAKAAIRLMAYQQRMRQSYNRRVIPRLFQVGDLVWKNVKSVGDVTKLEAPWVGPFRVMEKLRSGAYYLEDEGGR, from the coding sequence ATGGTATATAGTGGCGAAGCGATCGTCCCCGTCGAAGTCGGGGTTGAATCTGATTGGATACAGCACCACAACGAAGACAACGTCGTACGGAGGCTTCTGGAGATGGACTTGGCGGATGAAGCGCGCGCTAAAGCGGCcatccggctgatggcataccaaCAAAGAATGAGGCAGAGCTACAACCGAAGGGTGATCCCAAGACTATTTCAGGTCGGTGACTTGGTGTGGAAGAATGTAAAGTCGGTCGGTGACGTCACCAAGCTAGAAGCCCCGTGGGTTGGACCCTTCAGAGTCATGGAGAAGCTCCGTTCAGGCGCCTATTACTTAGAGGACGAGGGCGGGCGGTGA